One Triticum dicoccoides isolate Atlit2015 ecotype Zavitan chromosome 3B, WEW_v2.0, whole genome shotgun sequence genomic window, GAGCTCAAGCGGGAGGTAGGCAGGCTCATGCCGGACCGTCCCCGCGGCGCACAGTCCACGGCCCGTCGCCGCGCGCGGCTGTCATCGTCGTGGCAGGTCGCCGCCCGCGGCAGGTTGCCCGACAGGCACTGCCACTGGATACTGCAGTCTCTGGGGCAGGCCGTGCACGTCATTGCCCCCGACGGGAGGTTCCTGTACTGGTGAGGTCCCCTGCCTATCTTGTTTCGGCTGTGTGTGCTCATTGCTCACcaggtgctcgacgaaatgctggACTAGCGCTGTTCATAGGTTTTCTTCTACTCTTTAGTTGGCGCGTGTTGTGCATAGATTCGAGTTCAGATATGCAATCTTGGCTACTGAGTACGCCCGTTCCCCCTTGTATTGAACTGGTCCTGGCGTGTCTCTAGCTTGTTCCAGTGATCACACTGCGATGTTTTTTGCATTGATACATGGCTTTGGAAGTAAGCTGATGTTTTTTTATTTGGTTGCTTCTTGTGATCAACTCATCGTGCATACGTGCTTTCACCTAGTGCAAAGTGCATTTCACCTTTTTTTTAATTAAAATACATAGCATATCTGATGCATGTAATTACTATAGATCCAATTCTTATGTAGTAGGCATTCCTATTCACAATTGACTCTGCTCGTTTCTTCGTATGCATGTTTTACCAAATTCTTCCTTTTTGTTCTGTAATCTAGGAGCCGGTATTCTGAGCATATGTTTGGCTATTCTGCATCAGAAGCAATTGGCCAGAATGCCGTTGAATTAATCGTTCATCCCGCTGACTACGATGCAGCAAAAATTGTCATCCAGAAAATATTTAAGGGGAAGTGTTGGAGAGGGAAGTTTCCTGTTAAGAACAAGTCAGGAGAGAGGTTTCTTATTTTAATCCATAACAGCCCTTTATACGATGATGATGGTAGCTTGGTGGGCCTCATTGGTCTCTCGCTTGATGTACGGACATTAGAGGAGATATTTAGTCCCTCAGGCTCAGCGGAATCCTACCCAAGTACAACAAAATCCCAGCTTCATGCTAACAACCGGCCTAAAAGTGATTCACTAAACGAAGGTTCTCTTCACTCACAGCAACCTGTTCGATCTACTACGACCTCCAAGATAGTAACTTTGGTAAGTTGCATTGCTGAACAACAGAAGATATGACAACGCTGTTTAATTTCAATGGAAACTTACTCTTTCTGGTACTTATTCTTCATTGATTTCTTAGTGTATTCTTTTCTTGATGTTGGAATAACAACACAGGTTACCAGTGTGACAAGCAGAGTTCGTTCTCGGATAAGGACACGTCAGAATGGCGATAAACAGTATGGTAGTGACTGTGAGGGCCAGTATTCTGCACTTGATCTCCAGGCCAAGTTGGCATCAAGTGAAGAAAACACCCGTAGTGGGGATGTAGCGCATCGTGTCTTTGTGGCTGAAGATAAGTCCCCTGGCAAGTCGTGCAAAACAAGTAGTGATGATTCAGGAGAGGGAAAAGTAGGGTTTCACAAGATATTTAATGCAAAGGCTGAGGCATTATTGGCCAAGAAGGGCATATGGCCTTGGAAAGGACATGATGAAATTGATGGGTTTTTTGGAAAGAATAACATGAACTCAATACAGTTGCTTGATAAGCAAGAGAATGACCAGAATCATCAGAGAGTTGCAGTTTTAGAGCCTTCCATAATTCCAGACTGCCAAAACAGCGAATACACTTGGGCTAGCAAATACGAAGTCTCAGGTTCCTGGTGGGATTTCAACATAAACAGTGTGAGTAGCATGAGCAGCAGCGGGAGTACTAATATCAGTGGTACTGGGACAGTAGATTATGAAGCAGACTGCTTAGGTTATGAGATTCTGTGGGAAGACCTAGTAATTGGAGAACAAGTAGGTCAAGGTAGTTTACTCTTCCCTGTCAATTACTCCATCTGTAGGCACTCAGATATCTTGTTAACATGTACTTCAAACAATTTAGTATTAGGCATAATCATAGCTTGTAATCGTAAGAACTACTTGAGCTGTTTGTTCTTTGTCAGTAATTCACACTATGCATGCATCTTAATAGCTCGTAGGCATAGTCCAAATCAGTTATTTGTCAGTAAAATTCCTCACTCTTCATGCTTCTTAATAAAAGCTTCTGTATTCTTCTAATTCTCCTCTTACCGTTGGCATAATCCAGATCAGTTATTTTTCTTCTAATTTTCAATAATCATAATAGTTCAGTGAGTTTCATGATTTTACAGTAGTCCTGGTGGCATGAATGTCTATTCTGATATTCTAAGTTGCAAGTGATACACTTCCACTACACTGATGGCATTTTTGTTCGTATTGTTATGCATGTACTTGTTTACTCCTGAAAGTCCATGTAGATAATCACACAGAATTAGCAATGATATTTTTTGTAACAAACGGACTCGTTTGTGCTATTTTTATGTTCGATGCATACAGGTTGTTGTGGAACAGTGTATCATGCTCTGTGGCATGGCTCGGTAAGTTGGTATATCATTTCTGTTCCATGATTATGAATGGAGTTTTACATCTTAACCATAATTTTTCAGTATCTATTCATGTTCCTGTAGGACGTggcagctaaagtattctccaagcaggAATATTCAGAAGAAATGATAAATACCTTCAGACAAGAGGTGGACATCTATATCTACATACAATTGTTCTAGAATTTGGGTATAATTGCAATGCAACTACATGATATCTATTGTATTATTGAGATAGACACCCCACTACAGAAACTAAGTGCAAGATTACGAATGACGGAACCTACAGTTACCATTTTCGCTATCCTATGCTAATATAACCATGTGGATAAATATGAAGAAAAGATCTGGTGTTGACAGATCTTCACTTTTGTTGATTTTTTTGTGGGTCAATTAGCACTACAGCGACAACTTTCTAAATCCCGTGATCCTTTTTCCATATTTTGTGGCCATGACTATATTTACATCCTTCAAATGTGTAGGTATCATTGATGAAGAAACTACGACATCCCAATATCATACTTTTCATGGGTGCAGTTCTGTCGCAGCAACGACTTTGTATTGTTACTGAATTTCTCCCACGGTATGCTGTATATTTTCCTACATGTGTTTCTCATCGATACTAGTAAGAACATTTCTAAGGATTGATGGGTAGCTCAACGGCTGGCACACATGGTTCTGTAAGCAACCACCCGTCTTTTATACTTCCCTCTTGTTGAAAAAGTTGGGAGTGCTAATACCCCCCTGTTCTTTTCGGTTGGTACTAAAAGCACTTCTGACATACCATGCATTGATTTTGTTTTAGGTGAAATTGTTTTTATTTTCTGTAGGTTTTCAACCATTTTTGCTATTGGAAATATAGTTTTGGCATTCTTTTGTAGTTGTGTAGAATTTAGAATCTCACTAGAGGTCGTTTTGTTTTACCTATAATGTATAACACTCCCGAGTCCCATAATGCAGCGGGAGTTTGTTCCGGTTGCTCCGAACTAACATTGGCAAGCTGGATCCAAGACGGAGAGTTAACATGGCTATAGACATTGTGAGTGCATTTTCTTTTAACAGCTGGTTAAGGAATCAGGAAATATCCAGCCAAATATACTACATGGAACTTTTTGAGAAATGAACATGTTGTAGCAGAAGAACTGGATAAACATTCTTCACTTAAAGATCTCAATAGATGTTTTGAATAGATACAGATTACTTTTTTGCAATTGGCTAAAAGAGAAGTTGAACTGCATGTAAGCTAAGCCATATTTGTAGCTTCAGTGTATGGAAGAATGATACAGAAAATAGGTGATATCATGTACCTGCCATCTAATATGGTATCTTGTGCTGTATCACATGTTATGTTAGTACGATCATAACTGAAGAttatatcagaaaaattcaatcatgATTCATGTGATTATGATGTGCAATATTGTTACCTTAACTCTCTTAAACCATTGAGATGGAAGTTACTTGATATTTACTTTGTCGAGTACACATTTTTCCATGTGGATTCTTAGAAGAAAAATTAATATTGTTGCAGGCAAGGGGCATGAACTATCTTCACAATTCCATTCCCACTGTTGTGCACCGTGATTTGAAATCGCCAAACCTGCTGGTTGATAAGAATTGGACTGTAAAGGTAAGCACGAGACTTTGGTCCGCATACTTCATGTTGTGTCATCTCACTTGGTTCTATTAGGTTGCAGACTTTGGTCTTTCACGTCTGAAACTCGAAACATTTCTGACAACAAAAACTGGAAAGGGAACAGTAAGTATAAACAAACTTAACTTTTGACATGGATTCTCCAAACTGACAAAATTGTCATAAACTTTAACCTAGTACATGATAACTTGGTTTCCAAATCCAGCCGCAGTGGATGGCTCCAGAGGTGCTACGAAGTGAACCTTCAAATGAAAAGTAAGCTCAACGTTGGAAATTCTTGAACAACCAATGTTTCTGTTACCTACGGATTATTAACCATTTCTTCCTCTTTATTAAGTATAGGTCTGATGTATTCAGTTATGGAGTTGTCCTGTGGGAGCTTGTTACTCAGAAGATTCCCTGGGATACTCACAATACAATGCAGGTACATTTTTGCTATGCATATTGATTAGCTGTTAATCTGATTTATTTTTATCAACATTTGGTGGCAAATTGGCAGCCAAATTCCGCAACTTAATCTACTTAGATACAGCAAGTCATAGTAACAAACTTTAATGTTTCTTTGCTTCATAGTTCATCCATTCTCCTTTCAGTGTGGCCCGTGATAGATATGGAGATGATTTTTCTGTTGACCCCTTTTTATGGCGTCTTAGAGCCAAAAAGAATTCTTGAAAATTGCTAGCTTACTGGTGAATGGTGAATCTTTTCCAAGAAGCGAAATTACACAAACGTTGCAGTTTAAGAAAACTCAGTttctttttagcttttctttaacgtaATAACACAAGCCCCTATGTTGCAGGTCATCGGAGCCGTAGGCTTTATGGATCACAGACTGGAAATTCCAAGGGATGTGGATCCTCAGTGGGCATCGATGATCCAGAGCTGTTGGGACAGGTACATACCAGTCTGCACGTTAGTACTAAACAACCTATTCCCGATCCAATGAAATGAGTATCCCTTTTTGTAAGCAGTGATCCACAACACCGCCCTTCGTTCCAAGAACTCCTTGAGAGGCTCCGG contains:
- the LOC119278079 gene encoding protein kinase C-like 3, which encodes MEADELLKKLRVLEEGQAELKREVGRLMPDRPRGAQSTARRRARLSSSWQVAARGRLPDRHCHWILQSLGQAVHVIAPDGRFLYWSRYSEHMFGYSASEAIGQNAVELIVHPADYDAAKIVIQKIFKGKCWRGKFPVKNKSGERFLILIHNSPLYDDDGSLVGLIGLSLDVRTLEEIFSPSGSAESYPSTTKSQLHANNRPKSDSLNEGSLHSQQPVRSTTTSKIVTLVTSVTSRVRSRIRTRQNGDKQYGSDCEGQYSALDLQAKLASSEENTRSGDVAHRVFVAEDKSPGKSCKTSSDDSGEGKVGFHKIFNAKAEALLAKKGIWPWKGHDEIDGFFGKNNMNSIQLLDKQENDQNHQRVAVLEPSIIPDCQNSEYTWASKYEVSGSWWDFNINSVSSMSSSGSTNISGTGTVDYEADCLGYEILWEDLVIGEQVGQGCCGTVYHALWHGSDVAAKVFSKQEYSEEMINTFRQEVSLMKKLRHPNIILFMGAVLSQQRLCIVTEFLPRGSLFRLLRTNIGKLDPRRRVNMAIDIARGMNYLHNSIPTVVHRDLKSPNLLVDKNWTVKVADFGLSRLKLETFLTTKTGKGTPQWMAPEVLRSEPSNEKSDVFSYGVVLWELVTQKIPWDTHNTMQVIGAVGFMDHRLEIPRDVDPQWASMIQSCWDSDPQHRPSFQELLERLRELQKQYNVQAQTKRKEAGKVAGNMSVKES